The nucleotide window TCGTCGTCACCCACAGCGTGCTGAGCCTCGATGTCTGTGACCGGCTGCTGATCCTGGCGCCGGGCGGCACCATCGCCTACTACGGGCCGCCGGAGGAGGCACTGTCCTACTTCGGGTACGCGCAGTGGCCGGAGGCGTTCGAGGCCTTCGAGAACGACAAGGACCGTGACTGGGCGGGCGAATTCCGCGCCTCGCCGGAGCACCGCCGCCACATCGCCATGGAGTCCCACCAGCCGCCACGCGCCCCCGAGGCGCCGCGCGGGCCGGTGGCCGCACCCAAGGCGCAGAGCTGGGGCAAACAGCTGAACACGCTGGTGAGGCGCTATGCGGCGGCGCTGACCGCCGACCGGACCTTCCTGGTCATCATGGTGGCGCTGCCGTTCGTGATGGGGGCGATGGCGCACGCCCTGGCCGGGTCCTCGCTCGCCAAGGGGTCGGCCGCGATCAACGCGCTGCTGATCCTGTGCGTCGGTGCGGTGCTGACCGGGGCCGCCAACGCGGTACGGGAACTGGTCAAGGAGCGGACGATCTACCAGCGGGAGAGAGCCGTCGGCCTGTCCCGCTCCGCGTATCTGATGTCCAAGGTGCTGGTGCTGGGTGTGATCACGGTCGTCCAGGCAGTGGTGCTGACCCTGGTGGCACTGTTCGGCGTCAAACTGAACGCCCCCGGCGGCAAGGGCGTGTTGCTGCCACCCCTGCTCGAAATCACCCTGGCGGTGGCCCTGTTGGCCTTCACCGCCATGATGCTCGGCCTCTTCGTGTCCGCCCTGGTGCGCAAGGAGGAGGTCACCATGCCGTTGCTGGTCCTCCTCGCGATCGTCCAGGTCGTGTTCTGCGGTGCGCTGCTGAAGCTGACCGGCGTGCCGGTGCTGGAGCAGCTGGCCTGGCTGGTGCCGTCCCGGTGGGCGCTCGGCGCCATGGCGGGCACCATCGATCTGCACCACCTCGTTCCGCAGGGGACCTCCGACCCGCTGTTCCAGCACTCCCTGGGGATCTGGCTGTTGAACATGGGCATGATGGTCGTGCTCTCGCTGATCCTCGGCTTCCTGGTGCTCCGGCTGCTGCGGCGGCACGAGCCCGAGATCATGCGTGACTAGCGCCCGGGAGTCGCCGATGACCTCGCCCGATTTCCTCCCCAGCCATGTCGTCCCACCGGAGGGGATGGCGACCTGGTCGGCGCCGGACTCCACCCGCCCGGCCTCGCCGCTCGACCCGCTGCTTCCCGTCCAGGTCATCGACCGCCGGGGCGACTGGGCGCTGGCGCTGTGCTCCAACGGCTGGTCGACCTGGGTGGACGGCCGGCTGCTGCTGTCCGTCCCGCGCGAGCCGCCGGCCGCCGCACAGCCCGCCGCCCGGACCGCGGACCCCCGGCCGCTGCTGGGCGCCGTCGAGGGGGAACTGACCCGGTACCGGCACCTGGTGGAGGAGCTGGCCGCCGGGCAGTTGGACGGCGAGTCATTCGCCCGGCGCACCCGGGGCAACCGGCTGGGCGTCGTCGTGGACGGTGACGCGGTCTGGCTGTACGACGCCCGGCACGAGCGCTGGTGCTACTGCGACGGGGTGTCGTTGCAGACGTACGCCGTGGCGTCCAAGCCCTCCTCGCGGCCGGGGCGGCAGTCGCCGGCCGAGCCGGGCTCCGGGGCGCGGGACGAGCCGGACGGGCGGCAGGCCGCGGCGGGCGGGCCGGGCGCCACGGCGGATCCGGCGGTGACTGCCGCCCCGGCCGCGCCCGCGCCGGCCGGCCCCGAGCCCGCCGCGCCCCGGCCCGCCGCGCCCGAACCGCCCCCGGGGCCCGCGCCGCCGGACGGGCAGCCGCCCCCGCCGGACCCCGACCGGACCCGGGCCATGGACCCCGGGGGCCCGCCGCCGGCCGCCGGACGCGGGTGACCTCCGGTGAACGACGGGCAGGAGGCGGCGGGCCGGGGCCAGGAGCGTGCCACGGCCCCCGACTCCCCCACGCTGCGCGGGCGGCAGCTCGCCGGGTATCTGCTCCAGGACGAGATCGGCCGGGGCGGGATGGCCGTGGTCTACCGGGCGGAGGATCTGCGGCTGGGCCGCACCGTGGCGGTCAAGCTGCTGGCGCCCGAACTCGCCCGGAACGACACCTTCCGGCAGCGCTTCGCCCATGAGTCGCGGGTCGCCGCGGCGATCGACCACCCGCACATCGTCCCGGTCTTCGAGGCCGGGGAGACCGAGGGCGTGCTCTACATCGCGATGCGCTACGTCCAGGGGCGGGACCTGCGGGCGCTGCTCGACCGCGACGGCCCGCTGCCACTGGAGACCGCCTGCCGGATCGCCCTCCAGGTGGCCTCGGCGCTGGACGCCGCCCATGCGCACGACCTGGTGCACCGGGACGTCAAGCCGGGCAACATCCTGATCGCCGAGGGCACCGACAGCGACCGCCCCGAGCACGCCTACCTCACCGACTTCGGCCTGACGAAGAAGTCCCTGTCGCTGACCGGGTTCACCAGCGTCGGCCAGTTCGTCGGCACCCTGGACTATGTGGCGCCGGAGCAGATCTCGGGCCGCCCGGTGGACGGCCGCTGCGATGTCTACAGCCTGGCCTGCGTGCTGTTCGAGATGCTGACGGGGGCGCCGCCGTTCCGGCGCGACGACGACATGGCACTGCTGTGGGCCCACCAGTACGATCCGCCGCCGGCCGTGACGCAGCAGCGGCCGGATCTGCCGGAGTCCGTCGACGCGGTGTTCGCCCAGTCCCTGGCCAAGGCGCCCGATGACCGCTACGAGACCTGCCGGGGTTTTGTGGCGGCGCTGCGGGCCGCCGGCCGGACCGCCGGGCCCGGGGCGGCGGCGGGCGCGGCCCTCGCGCATCCGCCGACGCAGGTGGACGCCCAGGCCGACCCGGGCGGCCGGCGCAGCCCGGCGCCACCGCCGCCACCGCGCTGGGCCACCCCGGTGTTCCCGGGCCGCGCGGAGCAGCCGCCGGCGGCCTGAGAGGTCAGGGCTCCCGCGGCGGCTCCGGGGCCGCCACCTCACCCGGGTGCCGTACGCGCCGCGCCAGCAGACTGCCGAGGAAGCCGGTGACCAGCCCCCACAACAGGCCCACCCCCACCAGCCGCAGGAGTTGCGGCTCCAGGGTGACCGCGTTGCCGAGGCCGCCCCCGAGGTTGCCGACGCCGATCAGGGAGAGCCCGAAGCGTGCGGAGATCCGGGTGAGCAGTCCGACGGTGAGCAGGGTGAGCGCCAGTGCCACGGCCATCTCGACGGCGTGCCGCCAGGCCGGGCGCCGGGCCGGGGAGCGGACCGCCGCGGCGAAGGCGGCGCCGAGCAGCACCACGGCCGCCACCGCCACCAGCAGCCAGGCCCGGCCGTCGTGCGCGGTGAGCGCGCCGAGGTCCAGGGTCCGCTGCCCACGGGTGCGCAGCACCTGGTCGAGCGCGGACGGCACGGGCAGCCCGACGGCCTTGTCGACATGCCCCACCCAGCCGCCGCCGGTGCCGATGCCCAGCGCCATCCAGGCCAGGTTGGGCAGCCCGAGGAAGATCACGGCGAAGGTCCGTGCCGGATCCCCCCGGGTGAACAGCTCGACGATGCCGATGACCAGCCCGATCACGGCGTAGGCGAGCAGGGTCAGCAGCATCGCGAAGGCGGGCGGCCGGACGGAGTCCTGGTAGTGCAGCAGCTGCGGGGAGAGCGGGGCCCGGCGCGAGATGAGGAAGGTCAGCACCAGCAGCGCCAGCACCCACAGCAGCCCGACACCGAGCGTCGCGGGCACATCGGCGCGGAAGCCGACGACGGGGGTGGCGCCCAGATCGGCGCCGAGCTGATCGGCGATGTCGTTGCCGACCGAGATCCGGAAGTCGTGCGAGGCCGCGAGCGCGAACAGCAGCAGAATCACCAGCCAGCACACCGTCGTCCGGGCGATCCGGGCGAGCAGCTCCCCGGTGCCGGCCACCGCCCGGTGGCGCAGCGGCAGCAGGAAGACGGCGGCGGTCACCAGCGCCCCCGCGAGGGTGACCGACAGCGGTACGGCGTCGAGGTCCGCGTGTGCCTGGGCGAGGACTCCGGCGTTGCCCGACAGGCCGACCGAGCCGCCGGCGGCGATCACCACGGTCGCCGCGATCACCGAGGGGAGCGCCCCGTCGGGGAGGTCCGCGGCGCCGGCCGCCCACAGGCCGAGCGTGGCGACCACGAGCATCGTGAGGAAGCCCGCCACGGCCGTCCCCAGCGCGTGCGCCCAGGCCCGGAGGGCGGGCGGGGCGCCGTGGACGGGTACCGGGCCGGGCGGCGGGCCGGCCGACGTGGGACCTCGCAGCTGGCTCACGCTCTCTCCTGCCGGTACGGGACCGCCTGCCGGCGATCCGCCTGGTGAGCGCCGCGACCGCGGTGCACCGGGATCCGTGACGCTCCGGCGGGGCCCCGCAGCCCGGTGCCCCGCCTGCACGGACGGCTGTCCCCACCACGGTAAGCACTCTGTGTACCGCCCCGCTTGCGGACCGTACCGAACCCGGGCACACAATGTCCTTGACATCGACAAACACGGGCAAAATTCGCATAGCCGGATGGCCCACTCGCGTCGGAAGGGCACCCGTGACTTCTCCACCGCCTGACAGTCACCCGACAGGACCGCCGTCGGGCCCGCTCTCCGGCCCCCCGCACGAGCCGACACAGGTGACCCCGCAACCGGAACCACGGCAGCCGCGGGAGCCCACGACGCCGGACACCGCCACCCGCCCGGGCGGACCGAGCGGCCCGGACGGCCCCGGCGGACGTGGCGGGGGCGGAGGCGGCGGTGGCGGCGGGGGCGGTGAGGGCAAGCCCTGGTGGCGGTCCGCGCCGCGGGTCGCGATCATCGCGGCCGCCGTGGTCGCCGCCGTGATCATCACCGTCGTGCTCACCCGGCCGGGCGGCTCCGGCACGAGTGAGGTCTTCGCCGAGCCGGCCGCCTCCACCGGCCGGGACCCGGTGACCAAGTCGTCGGCGAACGACTCGACCCCGTCCCCGTCCGCCACGCCCAAGCAGTCCAGCGGCTCGAACAGCGAATTCTCGGGGGCGACCCCCGGCCTCTACGGCGGGACCCAGAACAGCGCGGCCTGCGATGTCGAGCAGCAGATCACCTACCTCACCGACGCCCCCGCCAAGAACAAGGCGTTCGCCGGCGCCGTGGGCGTGGCCCCGGGCGATGTCCCGCGCTATCTGCGGTCGCTGACGCCCGTGCAGCTGAGCTATGACACCCGGGTCACCAACCACGGCTACAAGGACGGCAAGACCACCGAGTTCCAGTCGGTGCTGCAGGCCGGCACCGCCGTCATGGTCGACGCGTACGGGGTGCCGCGGGTGCGCTGCAAGTGCGGGAACCCGCTGGCGAAGCCGAAGGCCCTCAAGGGGGACGTGAAGACGTCCGGCACGACGTGGCCCGGATACCGGCCCTCGAACGTGGTCGTGGTCACGCCCTCGAAGTCCAAGATCAAGGACTTCACGCTGCGCAACCCGCGGACGGGCACCTGGTTCAAGCGCCCCCAGGGCACCACCGGCACGACCGACAGCCCGACCTCCCCGCCGTCCCAGACCCCCAGCGGACCCGCCAACTCCCAGCCGCCGCCGAACCAGTCACCGTCGTCCGGCGAGACGCCCTCCGGCACCACCGGCTCCCCCGGGGGCGGCACGACCTCGCCCGGGCAGCCGCCGGGGAGCACCGGGGGCGGCAGCACCACCGGCGGCGAGTCCGCGTCGACCGGCGGCGGCAGCAGTCCGGGCGGCGGCACGACCGGCGGGGGGACACCGGGCGGTGGCGGATCGCCCGGCGGCGGGGGCGGGACGCCGCCCGGAGGAGGTGGCGGCGGAACACCGCCGTCCAGTTGACCCTGACGACCGGCTGACGCGGCCGCCCGCGACCTTCCGCGGGCGGCCGCGTCCGCCGTGTGCCGGTGGCCGGCCACTCCCCGTGGCCGGCCACCGCCGTCTTCCCCCGATGCCCCGATGCAATGCCCCGATGTCCCGATATCGAACTGTGTCCTAATGATCCGGTGTACCGGACAACCACTTGAGCAGACACACCCTCTGCATATGCGGCGGGTGCAATGACAGCCCTGGACGAGGACCCCGCACAGGGCCGGGCTCCGCCACTGTCAGCTGTTCTGCTCTGGAGGGACGCTCGTGCACGCCGGACCACGCCGCCACTTTGCCCGGTTGATACCCCTGACCGCGGCCGCCGCGATGTTGACCGCGTGCGGGCCGGGTTCGGACGCGACGAAGGCGGACGAGCCCGCGGCCAAGGTGACCGTCACCCCGGCCGCCGGAACCAAGTCGGCCAAGCTCGGCTCGCGCATATCCGTGCGGGCCGACGGGGGAAAGCTCACCTCGGTCGAGGTCAAGAACGACCAGGGCGGCACGGTCGGCGGCCGCCTCGCCGGTGACGGCACGTCATGGACCTCGGACGCCAAGGTGACGCCGAAGACCACCTACACCGTGCGCACCAAGACGAAGTCGACCGAGGGCAAGGAATCGGCCGCCACCTCGGAATTCACCACGGAGCAGGCCGACAAGGTCAACAAGCTCACCAACACCCCCGGCGGCGGCCAGACCGTGGGCACCGGGATGCCGGTGTCGATCCTCTTCGACCACCCCATAGCCAAGGACCGGCGCGCCGAGATCGAGAAGGCGCTGACGGTCACCACCCAGCCGAAGGTCGAGGGTGCCTGGGGCTGGGTCAAGGACTACTCCGGCAAGGACCGGATCGACTGGCGGCCCAAGGACTACTGGCCGACCGGCACCAAGGTCTCCGTGAAGGGCGCGCTGTCCGGCATCGACTCCGGCACGGACGGCGGCTGGTTCGCCCGGGACTACAACTTCGGCTTCCGCATCGGCGCCGACCACAAGGCCGTCATCGACGTCCCGTCACACACCCTGACGATGTACGAGAACGGCAAGAGCGTCGGCACCATCCGCGGCTCCGCGGGCTCCCCGGAGGCCCCGACCCGCGGCGGGGTGCACACCGTCCGCAGCAAGAACGCGGCCGAGACGATGGACTCCGCCACCATCGGGTACGGCAACCAGTGGAAGCTGGACTCCAAGTGGGTCACCCACATGACCGCGTCCGGGACCTTCCTGCACTCCGCCCCGTGGAACAAGTCGCTCGGCGTGGAGAACAACAGCCACGGCTGCTTCGGTATGACCACCTCGGACGCCAAGAAGGTCTACGACTTCCTCCCGATCGGCTCCACGGTCGAGGTGAAGGGCACCAGCAGCACCGACAAGACCGATGTCGGCAACGGCCTGGAGGTCTGGCAGGAGAGCTGGCAGCAGTGGCAGCAGCGCAGCGCGCTGCAGGGCTGACACCTCTCTGCTGATACCGCCTTGCAGACACCGCCCCGCAGGCACCGCCCCGCAGGCACCGCCGGCGCTCATCGGCGGTGTCTGCCCGGCGGCCGGGCCCGGGTGGCCAGCAGGAAGACGGTGGCCAGGACGGCGACGGCCTGGGCGAGGGCGGCGAGCTTCTTGTCGCCGCTCCAGGCCGGTTCGTACATGTCCGGCACCGGCCCCAGCCTGCCGACGTCCACATAGGTGTACAGGAGCAGCAGCGCGAGGCCGCCCGTGGCGACCAGCCAGGCGAAGAGGTCGGCCGCCGGACGGCGCCAGACCAGCACCAGCAGGGCGGCCAGGGCTGCGAGGACGGCCTCGACGCGGAAGAGCGTGCCCTGGCCGACGGTCGCGGTGACCGCGTCGTACTGCGCGGCGATCCGGGCATGCACGGCGGCGTCCACGGCCAGACCGGCCGCCGCGAGCAGGCGCGCGATACCGCGGGCGACCCGGCGGCCCCGCCCGCGCGGTGGTACGGATCCCTCTGCTGCCACGGCACTTCCCCACCTCATGGCGGTCAGCGGACGGTGAGCGTGCCCTTCATGTACGGGTGGATCGTGCAGCGGAAGGGGTAGCTGCCGGTCTTGGCCGGAGCGGTGAAGGTGACGGTTCGGCCCGGGCGGATGCTGCCGGTGTCGAAGGCCTTGGCGCCGATGGCCGTCACGGTGTGGGCCGTGGAGTCCTGGTTGACCACGATGACCGTGCCGCCCGGCCGTACGGACAGGGCAGCCGGCCGGAACGTGAAGTCCTTGACGGTCAGGCGGGCGGCGGCCGGGATCCCGGTGCTCGCCCCCGCGGTCACCGTCGGCCCGGCGGGGGTGTGGGAGCGGGAAGGGGCGGTGCCCCCGCCGCTGTTGGTGCAGCCGCCGAGGGCCACGACGCACAGCGCCACGGTGGCCACGGCGGCCGGGCCGGCGGTTCTCCTCATCGGGGTCCTTCTCCTTCGGTCCGTCCGGTCCGGCCCCGGGCGGGCCACCTCCTGACTCAATAGACCGCAGACGCCGCCGCCCGGCCATCCGGGCGGCGGCGTTCGGCGTACCCGGCCGGCTGCCGGGCCGAATGGCGGGCGGTCAGCGGATCCCGTCGGTCGTCCGGCGGTGGGTGGAGCGGCGGTCCTCGATCCGCTGCCAGCGGTCGCCGTAGACGTTCTCGACGATCTGCGGCTCGCGCAGGAAGTCGTGCGGGAAGCCGAGGGAGACCGCGCTGGTCCCCTCGAGCCGCGCCAGGGCGTCGGCGTCGAGCGTGACCCCGACCGCGGCGAGATTGTCGAGCAGCTGGCTCTCCTTGGTGGCGGCGATGATCGGGATGACGGTGCCGGGCCGGCTGCGCAGCCACGCCAGCGCCACCTGCGCCGGGCTCCAGCCGCCCTGCTCGGCGATCTCCAGCACCGCGGTGACGGTCTCCGCCGCCCGCCGGTCGTGCGCGTCGTCCGCGGCCAGGCCGTCCAGCCGGCCCTTCTCCCCGCGGCGGTACTTGCCGGTGAGCTTGCCGGCCGCGAGCGGCGCCCAGGCCAGTACGGCCAGATCGAAGGCGCGGGCCTGCGGCAGCAATTCGCGCTCCGGCGTCCGCTCCAGCAGGTTGTAGCGCAGCTGCGAGCCCGCGAACGCGGTCCAGCCGCGCAGCTCGGCGAGGGTGTTGGCCTGGGCGATCTCCCAGGCCGGCCAGTCGGAGACGCCGATGTGGAGCACCTTTCCCGACCGCACCATGTCGTCGAGCGCCCGCATGACCTCGTCCACGGGGGTGAAGTTGTCGCGTGCGTGCACCCACAGCACATCGAGGTGGTCGGTGCGCAGTCGCTCCAGGCTCGTCTCCACTGAACGGACCAGGCTCTTGCGGTGGTTGCCCGCGGAGTTCACCTCGCCCTTGCGGGTCGCGCAGGTGTATTTGGTGGCCAGCACGAAGCTGTCCCGGCGGCCTTCGAGCAACTCCCCCAGGATCCGCTCCGAGGAGCCGTCGGCGTAGATGTTGGCGGTGTCGATGAAGTTGCCGCCCGCGTCCGCGTAGGCGTCCAGGATCCGGCCGCTGGTGTCCTTGTCGGTGCCCCAGGCAGGGTCACCGCCGAAGGTCATGGTCCCCAGGCTCAGCTCGCTCACCCGCAGGCCGGTCCTGCCGAACAGTGTGTAGCGCACGATGTCCCCTTCGTTCAGCGACAGTTGGTCGGATCGTGCGCCCACGCTAGGAGCTGGAGTGCGCTCCAGCGCAAGGCGCGGCCGGCCGGCGGCCCCGGGGTGCGCCCCGGCCGGGACCGCCCGTCTGCTCCGTCCGGGTGAATTCGGCCGACGGCTGTTGTGGGGCGACAAAGCCGATTGGGTTACTTGTCGGGTTCGAGCCGGCGGGTTGCCCATCCCTCTGCGACGGAGGATTCCGGGCGATCCCGGTACAGGCCTTCCTCCGGGAGCACGGGAAACCCCCGGCGCCCGTCGTCGGGAAGGGAGAAGCGGATGCCTGCACTGCAGACGGGAACCGGACCCCCCGGGGCCCTCGCCCTCGGCCACGCATCGCCGCCGAGGCTCCGTTCTTCCGCGGCGGTACCGGGCCCGAGGTCCGCCGCACCGCCGCCGGCGGTCACCGTGCCGGTGGGGAACGGCCCGGTGACCGTGGTGATCAGCCCGGACGGCAGCCGGGCGTACGTCACCGACTACGGGTCGAGCGCGGTCTCGGTGCTCAGCACGGTCACCAAGGCGGTCACCGCCACCATCCCGGTGGCACCCGGGCCCTGGGGTGCCGCGGTCTCCCCGGACGGGCGGCGGCTCTACGTGGCCAGTCTCGGTGCCGGCACCGTCAGCACGATCGACACGGCGACCAACGCCCTCATCGGCACGGTGAACGACATGGGCAACCCCGTGGAACTGGCCGTCACCCCGGACGGCGCGCGCCTGTTCGTGGCCTGCCAGTCGCTCAACGCCGTACGGGTCATCGACACCGCCGCCCACACGGTCATTGAGGAGATCCCGGTCGGCATCGGGCCGCGGACCGTCCTGATCACTCCGGACGGCCGCCGGGCCTACGTGGGCGAGGAGGCCACGCACACGATCAGTGTGATCGACACCGCCGCCGGCACCGTCATCGACGAACTGACCGGGTTCCACTTCCCCCGGTCGTCCGCCGTCACCCCGGACGGACGGCGGCTGTTCGTCCCGAACTACGGCGGCAACACCGTGCACGTCCTGGACACCGCGACCGGCACGGTCCTGGCCTCGCTCCCGGGCTTCTCGCTGCCGTTCGCGGTGGCGCTCACCAAGGACGGGCTGCTCGCCTACGTCTCCTGCAACGGCGACAGCACCGTGCAGGTCATCGACACCGACAGCTACCGCGTCGTCGCCCACTACGCCGGGCTGAACGTGCCGTACGGGGTCGCGATCACCCCGGACCAGCAGAGCGTCTATGTGGTCAACAACGGCAACAGCACCGTCACCGTCCTGCCCGGACTGACGGGCCTGCACCCCTACCAGGGGCCGTCCGGCGGCGGGAGTCGGGTCACCCTCCTCGGCACCCATCTGACCGGGGCCACCGCCGTGCACTTCGGCCCCCGGCTCGCCACCGACGTGGTCGTCGTCAGCGACCACGAGATCACTCTCGTCACCCCGGCAGGCCATGGCGTCGTGGACGTCACCGTGACCACACCGGGCGGCACCAGCGGCCCGGTGCCCTTCTACTACATCCCGCCGCCCCGGGTGACCGGGCTCTCCCCCGCCGCGGGACCCGTCTCGGGCGGCACCACCGTGACCCTCACCGGCAGTTCGCTGTCCACCGCCCGGACGGTCGGTTTCGGCGGCACCGCGGTGACTCCGGTGGTCCTCTCCGACAGCAGGATCACCGTGGCCGCCCCGCCCGGGCCGGCCGGCGGGGTGCCGGTCACGGTCACCACGATCGGCGGGGTCACCGTGGGCGGCACCTACACCTACGCCGGCCCGCCCGACGTCAACGGCCTGGTCCCGGCGGCCGGTCCCCGGGCCGGCGGCACCGTCGTCGCCCTCGTCGGCTCCGGGCTGGCGCCGACGACCGAGGTGCTCTTCGGCACCACCCCGGCCCCCTTCACCCCCGTCTCGGACTCCCTGATCCAGGCCATCGCCCCGGCGCACGTCCCGGGAGCGGTACCGGTGACCGTCACCTCCCCCGGCGGCAGCGCCACGGCTCCCCAGCCCTACACCTACACCTGACCCGGCAGAGAACTGACGCCTCGTCACTCCGGCCGACGGCACCGGGGAACGGGAACGGGGCACCCTCCCTGGACGGTGGGTGCCCCGTTGCCGGACTGCGGGCGGGCGGAGGTGCCCGCTCCGCTCAGCCGGTGATGATCGCCGGGTCGCTCACGCCCGGCTCACCGTTCTCCACATGGCCGGCGAACCGGCGCAGGAAGGTCTTGTCCGTGTCGGAGGTGACCGACAGGTCGTACCAGCGCTTGCTGGCGCGCAGGTCGAGCGGCTTCGTGACGGTGGCCCCCGCGCGGACGGGGTAGGTCTCGCGCGCCCCGCCGTAGGCCTGGGTGACGGTGAGGTGGCAGTCGGTCCTGCCGTGGTTGGTCAGGGTGAGGACGAGGCGGCCGGCGGTCGCCTCGTGGCGGGCGGTCACCTCGGGGCCGGTCTTCTTGCCGTCGCCCCGGAAGGTGCGCAGGAAGCCGTTCGGGCCGTGGACCGACAGGTCGTAGCTGCCCTTGGAGTACGCGGTGTTCCAGGTGTCGGAGATCTTCTTGCCGGCCTCCGTGGTGTACGTCCAGGGGCCGTCGGTGCGGTTGCCCGCGGTGACGGTGAAGCAGGCGCCGGCCTTGTCACCGCTCTTGAAGGTGAGGGTGTAACGCCCGGTGGAGGGGGTCGCGGACCCGTCGACCAGCGGCTCGTACGGCAGCGGGCGGGACGGCCGGGAGCCCGGCTCCTGCTTGGGCAGGACGGGATTGGCGGGCGGCTTCGGCACATAGCTGTCGTGCCGGTCCTTGTCCGGCGGCCGGAAGCCGTCGGTGGCCGGGAGCGCGGCCGGCTTGGTGTTCTCCAGGCCGAAGTCGAAGGCGGAGGTCAAATCGCCGCTGATGGCACGGCGCCAGGGCGAGATGTTGGGCTCGTGCACCCCGAACCGGCGCTCCATGAACCGGATGATGGAGGTGTGGTCGAAGACCTCGGAGCAGACGTAGCC belongs to Streptomyces sp. NBC_01454 and includes:
- a CDS encoding serine/threonine-protein kinase gives rise to the protein MNDGQEAAGRGQERATAPDSPTLRGRQLAGYLLQDEIGRGGMAVVYRAEDLRLGRTVAVKLLAPELARNDTFRQRFAHESRVAAAIDHPHIVPVFEAGETEGVLYIAMRYVQGRDLRALLDRDGPLPLETACRIALQVASALDAAHAHDLVHRDVKPGNILIAEGTDSDRPEHAYLTDFGLTKKSLSLTGFTSVGQFVGTLDYVAPEQISGRPVDGRCDVYSLACVLFEMLTGAPPFRRDDDMALLWAHQYDPPPAVTQQRPDLPESVDAVFAQSLAKAPDDRYETCRGFVAALRAAGRTAGPGAAAGAALAHPPTQVDAQADPGGRRSPAPPPPPRWATPVFPGRAEQPPAA
- a CDS encoding streptophobe family protein, which produces MSQLRGPTSAGPPPGPVPVHGAPPALRAWAHALGTAVAGFLTMLVVATLGLWAAGAADLPDGALPSVIAATVVIAAGGSVGLSGNAGVLAQAHADLDAVPLSVTLAGALVTAAVFLLPLRHRAVAGTGELLARIARTTVCWLVILLLFALAASHDFRISVGNDIADQLGADLGATPVVGFRADVPATLGVGLLWVLALLVLTFLISRRAPLSPQLLHYQDSVRPPAFAMLLTLLAYAVIGLVIGIVELFTRGDPARTFAVIFLGLPNLAWMALGIGTGGGWVGHVDKAVGLPVPSALDQVLRTRGQRTLDLGALTAHDGRAWLLVAVAAVVLLGAAFAAAVRSPARRPAWRHAVEMAVALALTLLTVGLLTRISARFGLSLIGVGNLGGGLGNAVTLEPQLLRLVGVGLLWGLVTGFLGSLLARRVRHPGEVAAPEPPREP
- a CDS encoding DUF6777 domain-containing protein, which translates into the protein MTPQPEPRQPREPTTPDTATRPGGPSGPDGPGGRGGGGGGGGGGGGEGKPWWRSAPRVAIIAAAVVAAVIITVVLTRPGGSGTSEVFAEPAASTGRDPVTKSSANDSTPSPSATPKQSSGSNSEFSGATPGLYGGTQNSAACDVEQQITYLTDAPAKNKAFAGAVGVAPGDVPRYLRSLTPVQLSYDTRVTNHGYKDGKTTEFQSVLQAGTAVMVDAYGVPRVRCKCGNPLAKPKALKGDVKTSGTTWPGYRPSNVVVVTPSKSKIKDFTLRNPRTGTWFKRPQGTTGTTDSPTSPPSQTPSGPANSQPPPNQSPSSGETPSGTTGSPGGGTTSPGQPPGSTGGGSTTGGESASTGGGSSPGGGTTGGGTPGGGGSPGGGGGTPPGGGGGGTPPSS
- a CDS encoding L,D-transpeptidase family protein; the protein is MIPLTAAAAMLTACGPGSDATKADEPAAKVTVTPAAGTKSAKLGSRISVRADGGKLTSVEVKNDQGGTVGGRLAGDGTSWTSDAKVTPKTTYTVRTKTKSTEGKESAATSEFTTEQADKVNKLTNTPGGGQTVGTGMPVSILFDHPIAKDRRAEIEKALTVTTQPKVEGAWGWVKDYSGKDRIDWRPKDYWPTGTKVSVKGALSGIDSGTDGGWFARDYNFGFRIGADHKAVIDVPSHTLTMYENGKSVGTIRGSAGSPEAPTRGGVHTVRSKNAAETMDSATIGYGNQWKLDSKWVTHMTASGTFLHSAPWNKSLGVENNSHGCFGMTTSDAKKVYDFLPIGSTVEVKGTSSTDKTDVGNGLEVWQESWQQWQQRSALQG
- a CDS encoding cupredoxin domain-containing protein gives rise to the protein MRRTAGPAAVATVALCVVALGGCTNSGGGTAPSRSHTPAGPTVTAGASTGIPAAARLTVKDFTFRPAALSVRPGGTVIVVNQDSTAHTVTAIGAKAFDTGSIRPGRTVTFTAPAKTGSYPFRCTIHPYMKGTLTVR
- a CDS encoding aldo/keto reductase, coding for MRYTLFGRTGLRVSELSLGTMTFGGDPAWGTDKDTSGRILDAYADAGGNFIDTANIYADGSSERILGELLEGRRDSFVLATKYTCATRKGEVNSAGNHRKSLVRSVETSLERLRTDHLDVLWVHARDNFTPVDEVMRALDDMVRSGKVLHIGVSDWPAWEIAQANTLAELRGWTAFAGSQLRYNLLERTPERELLPQARAFDLAVLAWAPLAAGKLTGKYRRGEKGRLDGLAADDAHDRRAAETVTAVLEIAEQGGWSPAQVALAWLRSRPGTVIPIIAATKESQLLDNLAAVGVTLDADALARLEGTSAVSLGFPHDFLREPQIVENVYGDRWQRIEDRRSTHRRTTDGIR
- a CDS encoding IPT/TIG domain-containing protein codes for the protein MPALQTGTGPPGALALGHASPPRLRSSAAVPGPRSAAPPPAVTVPVGNGPVTVVISPDGSRAYVTDYGSSAVSVLSTVTKAVTATIPVAPGPWGAAVSPDGRRLYVASLGAGTVSTIDTATNALIGTVNDMGNPVELAVTPDGARLFVACQSLNAVRVIDTAAHTVIEEIPVGIGPRTVLITPDGRRAYVGEEATHTISVIDTAAGTVIDELTGFHFPRSSAVTPDGRRLFVPNYGGNTVHVLDTATGTVLASLPGFSLPFAVALTKDGLLAYVSCNGDSTVQVIDTDSYRVVAHYAGLNVPYGVAITPDQQSVYVVNNGNSTVTVLPGLTGLHPYQGPSGGGSRVTLLGTHLTGATAVHFGPRLATDVVVVSDHEITLVTPAGHGVVDVTVTTPGGTSGPVPFYYIPPPRVTGLSPAAGPVSGGTTVTLTGSSLSTARTVGFGGTAVTPVVLSDSRITVAAPPGPAGGVPVTVTTIGGVTVGGTYTYAGPPDVNGLVPAAGPRAGGTVVALVGSGLAPTTEVLFGTTPAPFTPVSDSLIQAIAPAHVPGAVPVTVTSPGGSATAPQPYTYT